TTTTGGGTGCTAAAATTAACCCCAACAATGCGTCGAATTGAATCTGCAATAGAAACATCCGGCAACTGCCCAATATCCTCTGCAGATACCCCATCGATAATATTTGCTGCGGCTTTTTTAGCATCAACCGAATCTTTTAGTGATGCTCTGACACCACTCACATGTATCACTTCAGATTGGTTTAACTCATTTTGAGCCGCAATCGCTGGAAATGACAAACTAACAGCACATATAACGCTGCTTGCAATAATTGTTTTGTTGAATTGACACATATTAAGACACCGAATTAGTAAACATTAATTTAACAACACCGCAAGTATAAACACAAACAGACCAAAATGGAAACGGTTTACCCTATTATTTAATTTGAGATAAACCAGACAACCTAAAAAAACCCAAATAAATCGTCACAAATAGATAATAAAGACTAAACAACAGCTTTAAAACAGCTAAAATAAAAAGAAAGGAAAGGAAAGTTAAAAAATAAAACAAACTATGTACACGGTTTACCTTTTATTTATAATATACATATGTTACAAATAAGTATGAAAAACACTTAATCAATAAATTCTTTAGTCATTGAGATAAATTCGTATGAAAATAAATTTTTTAAATAGCTTAAAACTATCGGCGCTGATTATGAGTGCATCCATTACGATCGGTTGCCAATCTAACCCACCACAAGCTGATCACAAAAACCAACCAAGCATATCCACTAAAGCCCAAAGGTACGGGGATATAGACGTTACTCGCCCAGAATTACAAATTCCAACATCGGTCAAGCCTTTATTTGATCACTGGTTAAGGGACACCTATGTTAATCTGGGCCACGATGGTTACTACTATATGACAGGCACTGTTGGCATGCCTGGCAGAAAAACAGCTTATGATGACTCCCCAGGTGTGAAGCTTTGGCGCTCTAAAAACCTCAAAGATTGGGAAAACATGGGCGTAGTTTTTGACTTATACAAAACAGATACATGGCAAGGTGATTATCATCATGCTAACGATAAGCGTAAAGTAGACCTAAATGGTAACAAAATATCTCAAAAACGTCGTACGCTTTGGGCACCAGAAATTCACTATATTAAAAGCCAAAAAACCTACTTTATTGTTGCAAGTGTTCCAGAAAACCCAAATGGCAGAGGGTCTTATATTTTACGTAGTACCAGCGGTAAAGCAGAAGGGCCTTATGTCAATATCGAGGGTAATAAAGATGGTCCAATCTACCCAAATATAGATGGTAGCTTATTTGAGGATGATGATGGCACTGTTTATTTCATTGGACATAATCATTTCATTGCGAAAATGAAAGCCGATATGAG
The sequence above is a segment of the Catenovulum adriaticum genome. Coding sequences within it:
- a CDS encoding family 43 glycosylhydrolase — encoded protein: MKINFLNSLKLSALIMSASITIGCQSNPPQADHKNQPSISTKAQRYGDIDVTRPELQIPTSVKPLFDHWLRDTYVNLGHDGYYYMTGTVGMPGRKTAYDDSPGVKLWRSKNLKDWENMGVVFDLYKTDTWQGDYHHANDKRKVDLNGNKISQKRRTLWAPEIHYIKSQKTYFIVASVPENPNGRGSYILRSTSGKAEGPYVNIEGNKDGPIYPNIDGSLFEDDDGTVYFIGHNHFIAKMKADMSGIAEPFTRLAEKPYEVEPYIEGAYMFKEDGKYHLVQAIWSFKLPDGRFAYDEEKPGRAFETRKEIGEARYSYDVVIATADTPYGPFSKRYTSVIGAGHNNFFKDKDGNWWCTMFGNPRGDILERSFLTRPAIIPMRKVKGKFYPIQD